The sequence below is a genomic window from Candidatus Brocadiia bacterium.
TATTTCCTCATCAATCCTCAGAGCCCGGCGGTTTTGTCGCAGCTAATTCTATCTTCCAAATAAGATTTTCCTTGGCAGACCGGAGTATTTTTTTAACCAGTGAGTACGGCGCGCCGGCATCAGCCCTTATCATTATCGAGCTGTTCGAAGGCGTGCCCGGACCGCCGGGCCGGTCATTATCCGCAGCTTTTGACAAGACATCTTCAATTCCCTTTTTATCAATAATCTTACCCTTAATGATTACCTTCCAATGGTCCAGGTTGTGGCAAAGCTTCTTGACTTCTCCGTTTTCAAACATCCAGTCCCGGCATACAGCATTCTCCATACTAATATGAGGTACATAGATCAAAAGATGATCCGGGTCAGGTTCCATATCTTCAGCGCAAGCTGATGCCATTGGCAAATAAATACGCGGCCCGATTTTACAAAAACGTATAGCTACCGAGGCAAGTATAAAAAGAACTATCAATATGATTCCAGAGCACAGCGCAATAATACCGGCCGGTAAATAATACGGCCAAGTCTTCTGGTTATCATTTTTATCAAACACCAATAATCTCATAATACTTCCTGTAATGCCGCACTTTACTTTACCAAGACAATCAATTTCCGGCTGACAGCGCCCAGCTTAAAAACATAGTAATTCAACCTTATCCTTAACAACAGATATAAAAATATATTAAGCATCGATATGGTTAGTCCGATTGTCATAATTATCAATATTTTTTCAAATGAATAACTAAGCTGGTGAGGACTTCCCATTGTGCAGTATAGATTATAAAATATATCAATCATGCCGGATGCCGTGCTGAATGCGCCTATAAGTAATGCCAGTATCCCGGCAAATAGGTATTTATTGGGTTTATTATTGATTCTGAATGTCATTTCCTGCAGGGATAACTCCATGGCATTGACGATAGCATCTTTGCCCTTGTCTTTTTTATCCAAACCATCCAGAACCACCGTCATCAATGGTTTTTCGGATGTTTCACAGAGCTCTAACGCCTCGTCATACTGCCCTTTTGCCATTAACGGCTCCAGTTCCGCAATGGTTTTAATCGGCGCGATATTGCCCACCCGGAACTCAAGGATATCGCTTATGCCATAAATAATAAAT
It includes:
- a CDS encoding MotA/TolQ/ExbB proton channel family protein; this translates as MVKHIVIWAVSIGLYILGVVILYKVYESIPYYYTSPFNLVKTSGILGFVMIVWCFAFIIYGISDILEFRVGNIAPIKTIAELEPLMAKGQYDEALELCETSEKPLMTVVLDGLDKKDKGKDAIVNAMELSLQEMTFRINNKPNKYLFAGILALLIGAFSTASGMIDIFYNLYCTMGSPHQLSYSFEKILIIMTIGLTISMLNIFLYLLLRIRLNYYVFKLGAVSRKLIVLVK